Proteins from a genomic interval of Kitasatospora kifunensis:
- a CDS encoding LysM peptidoglycan-binding domain-containing protein: MLLTGNGRHRRRTQTEKAIAAAGVAGVGLAVPLLTATSAHAAPVSVWDQVANCESTNNWSIDSGNGFYGGLQFTSSTWAAYGGTQYAAQANQASKAQQISVAERVLADQGPGAWPVCSVKAGLSKGSAPAGVDAGAGSSSAQQQSAQPAQQAQPTKPAAPQQTQSQQSAAPSFPGQAGWDAAGKVFWYQNNGGWYWTSHQSVYNQFAAPAQAPVQAPAPVAPQAPAPVRSAPAPAAAPSGSGHAYTVQAGDTLSTIAQAQHLSGGWQQLYQANHSTVGGDPNLIMPGQQLHLS; encoded by the coding sequence ATGCTGCTCACTGGCAATGGCCGGCACCGCCGCCGTACCCAGACCGAGAAGGCGATCGCCGCGGCCGGCGTGGCCGGCGTCGGTCTGGCGGTTCCGCTGCTCACCGCGACCAGCGCGCACGCCGCGCCGGTCTCGGTCTGGGACCAGGTCGCCAACTGCGAGAGCACCAACAACTGGTCGATCGACAGCGGCAACGGCTTCTACGGTGGCCTGCAGTTCACCTCCTCGACCTGGGCCGCCTACGGCGGCACCCAGTACGCCGCGCAGGCCAACCAGGCCAGCAAGGCCCAGCAGATCTCGGTCGCCGAGCGGGTGTTGGCGGACCAGGGTCCGGGCGCCTGGCCGGTCTGCTCCGTCAAGGCGGGCCTGAGCAAGGGCAGTGCCCCGGCGGGCGTCGACGCCGGCGCCGGTTCGTCCTCGGCCCAGCAGCAGAGCGCGCAACCGGCCCAGCAGGCCCAGCCGACGAAGCCCGCGGCCCCGCAGCAGACGCAGTCTCAGCAGTCGGCCGCCCCGAGCTTCCCGGGTCAGGCCGGTTGGGACGCGGCCGGCAAGGTGTTCTGGTACCAGAACAACGGCGGCTGGTACTGGACCAGTCACCAGAGCGTGTACAACCAGTTCGCCGCCCCGGCCCAGGCGCCCGTCCAGGCTCCGGCCCCGGTCGCGCCCCAGGCCCCCGCCCCGGTCAGGTCCGCTCCCGCTCCCGCTGCCGCGCCGAGCGGATCGGGCCACGCCTACACCGTGCAGGCCGGTGACACCCTCTCCACCATCGCCCAGGCCCAGCACCTGAGCGGCGGCTGGCAGCAGCTCTACCAGGCCAACCACTCGACGGTGGGCGGCGATCCGAACCTGATCATGCCCGGTCAGCAGCTGCACCTGAGCTGA
- a CDS encoding cytochrome P450 family protein, whose product MPHQPDSPPPPLFTWEFAADPYPAYAWLREHAPVHRTTLPSGVDAWLVTRYVDARQALADARLSKNPAHHSEQAHRTGRVGIPGERQADLMTHLLNIDPPDHTRLRRLVSKAFTPRRVAEFEPRVQQLTDRLIDSFAARGSADLIHEFAFPLPIYAICDLLGVPAEDQDDFRDWAGMMIRHGGGPRGGVARAVKRMRTYLAELIHRKRADPGDDLISGLIRASDHGEHLTENEAAAMAFILLFAGFETTVNLIGNGLYTLMNQPAQRARLQESIARGESELLATGVEELLRYDGPVELATWRFATAPLSIGGVDIPVGDPVLVVLAAADRDPAKFDQPDTLDLARRDNPHLGFGHGIHYCIGAPLARLEGQRALATLLTRLPDLQLAAEPGELRWRGGLIMRGLRELPVSFTPELPGEVTERQL is encoded by the coding sequence ATGCCCCACCAGCCTGATTCACCCCCGCCTCCCCTCTTCACCTGGGAGTTCGCGGCCGACCCCTACCCGGCGTACGCCTGGCTGCGCGAACACGCGCCGGTGCACCGCACCACGTTGCCGAGCGGGGTTGACGCCTGGCTGGTGACCCGGTACGTGGACGCCCGGCAGGCGCTGGCCGACGCCCGGCTCTCCAAGAATCCCGCGCACCACAGTGAACAGGCGCACCGCACGGGGCGGGTGGGGATCCCGGGGGAGCGGCAGGCGGACCTGATGACGCATCTGCTGAACATCGACCCGCCCGACCACACCCGGCTGCGCCGCCTGGTCTCCAAGGCCTTCACCCCGCGCAGGGTGGCCGAGTTCGAGCCCCGGGTGCAGCAGCTGACGGACCGGTTGATCGACTCCTTCGCGGCCCGCGGCTCGGCCGACCTGATCCACGAGTTCGCCTTCCCGCTGCCGATCTACGCGATCTGCGACCTGCTCGGGGTGCCGGCCGAGGACCAGGACGACTTCCGCGACTGGGCCGGGATGATGATCCGACATGGCGGCGGCCCGCGCGGCGGGGTGGCGCGGGCGGTCAAGCGGATGCGGACCTACCTGGCCGAGTTGATCCACCGCAAGCGGGCCGATCCCGGCGACGACCTGATCTCGGGTCTGATCAGGGCCAGCGACCACGGTGAGCACCTCACCGAGAACGAGGCCGCGGCGATGGCGTTCATCCTGCTCTTCGCGGGGTTCGAGACCACGGTCAACCTGATCGGCAACGGTCTGTACACGCTGATGAACCAGCCGGCCCAGCGAGCCAGGTTGCAGGAGTCGATCGCGCGCGGCGAGAGCGAGTTGCTGGCCACCGGCGTCGAGGAGCTGCTGCGTTACGACGGCCCGGTGGAGCTGGCCACCTGGCGGTTCGCCACCGCGCCGCTGAGCATCGGCGGGGTGGACATCCCGGTCGGTGACCCGGTGTTGGTGGTCCTGGCGGCCGCCGACCGGGACCCGGCCAAGTTCGACCAGCCGGACACCCTGGACCTGGCCCGCCGGGACAATCCGCACCTCGGCTTCGGGCACGGCATCCACTACTGCATCGGCGCCCCGCTGGCCCGTCTCGAGGGGCAGCGGGCACTGGCCACCCTGTTGACCCGGCTGCCCGATCTCCAGCTCGCCGCCGAGCCCGGCGAGCTGCGCTGGCGCGGCGGTCTGATCATGCGTGGCCTGCGCGAACTCCCTGTTTCGTTTACCCCCGAACTGCCAGGCGAGGTGACGGAGCGACAGCTCTGA
- a CDS encoding MazG family protein, with amino-acid sequence MDTPNDAPKLTLLTTTHRVAPGLLSWPAWSALHAAPVVLVADPAHPQLPALAQAGVTVEPVERASAPALARLLVERAPVLFLGSQDGDPGLTDALARIAVEQAGQAPEIELLPGSYDLPGARLLDLVAVMDRLRSPGGCPWDAEQTHASLVKYLVEEAYELVEAIEEEDRQTLREELGDVLLQVFFHARIAEEHPEDPFSIDEVAGDLVEKLMYRHPHVFGDSDASTTDQVEANWEALKAAEKQDRESVLDGVPAGLPALAYAAKLVSRVRRADFTGVADAPYALPAELTEESVGALLLAVVQRAHDAKVDPDAALRAAARAYREAVRAAEGLSA; translated from the coding sequence GTGGACACCCCGAACGACGCCCCGAAGCTGACCCTGCTCACCACGACCCACCGCGTCGCTCCCGGCCTGCTCAGCTGGCCGGCCTGGTCGGCGCTGCACGCCGCGCCGGTGGTGCTGGTCGCCGACCCGGCGCACCCCCAGCTGCCCGCGCTCGCCCAGGCCGGCGTCACGGTCGAGCCGGTGGAGCGGGCCAGCGCCCCGGCGCTGGCCCGGCTGCTGGTCGAGCGTGCTCCCGTGCTCTTCCTGGGCAGCCAGGACGGCGACCCGGGGCTGACCGACGCACTGGCCAGGATCGCTGTCGAGCAGGCGGGCCAGGCACCCGAGATCGAGCTGCTGCCGGGCTCCTACGACCTGCCCGGCGCCCGGCTGCTCGACCTGGTCGCGGTGATGGACCGGCTGCGCTCGCCGGGCGGCTGCCCGTGGGACGCCGAGCAGACCCACGCCTCGCTGGTGAAGTACCTGGTGGAGGAGGCCTACGAGCTGGTCGAGGCGATCGAGGAGGAGGACCGCCAGACGCTGCGCGAGGAGCTGGGCGACGTGCTGCTCCAGGTCTTCTTCCACGCCCGGATCGCCGAGGAGCACCCCGAGGACCCGTTCTCCATCGACGAGGTGGCCGGGGATCTCGTCGAGAAGCTGATGTACCGGCACCCGCATGTCTTCGGTGACTCGGACGCGAGCACCACCGACCAGGTGGAGGCCAACTGGGAGGCGCTCAAGGCCGCCGAGAAGCAGGACCGGGAGTCGGTCCTGGACGGTGTCCCGGCGGGGCTGCCGGCGCTGGCGTACGCGGCCAAGCTGGTCTCCCGGGTGCGCCGGGCCGACTTCACCGGCGTGGCCGACGCACCGTACGCACTGCCGGCCGAGCTGACCGAGGAGTCGGTGGGCGCGCTGCTGCTGGCCGTGGTGCAGCGGGCCCACGACGCGAAGGTGGACCCGGACGCGGCGCTGCGGGCGGCCGCGCGCGCCTACCGGGAGGCGGTACGGGCGGCCGAGGGGCTCAGTGCCTGA
- a CDS encoding serine/threonine-protein kinase, translating into MGQVWAGYDERLDRRVAVKLLRTDALLAGEGTSQIEQRRAELRRRFLRECRITAGLDHPGLVTVFDAGEDAGELYLVMQRLPGIGLGDLIAEQAPFPVPWAVAVAAQICTALSVVHAVPVVHRDLKPSNVMVRPDGRVVLLDLGIATALDGEHTRLTMTGVPIGSPSYMAPEQALSGAVDARSDLYALGCLLHEMLAGQEPFRAATALGVLRCQVDEAPVPLRQLRPGVPAGLEALVLDLLAKPPAARPPDAQAVFQRLRPLLPGAWAGVAADEPPAAYGSPPDPTGPFRHPHQPLPGGAGGASGVSGAAAPPVPVTPPVPVRTAEPPAGPVGQTGYADPGDLVAACGQVSDLLAAHRYAEVIDLAGRLLPRARAAHGDRAPLVRTLRTIYARTLLQEGQYRAALPEYQLLAAGAAADGGPRDPQALDHRRKAAACLEQLGRTAEALAEYRALLADHTARLTQGQDVDPSRCFDLRERIGLLLAGSGESGEAWDWLLALLFDREPRLGPHHPDVLRLRQHLDQLSHHRRTGPQPPLQPRSQPQPPVPQPLDPRTGSWPSYPAQAPTWNPQQR; encoded by the coding sequence ATGGGCCAGGTCTGGGCCGGCTACGACGAGCGGCTCGACCGGCGGGTCGCGGTGAAGCTGCTGCGCACCGACGCGCTGCTCGCCGGTGAGGGCACCTCGCAGATCGAGCAGCGCCGCGCCGAGCTGCGGCGGCGGTTCCTGCGCGAGTGCCGGATCACCGCCGGCCTCGACCACCCCGGCCTGGTCACGGTCTTCGACGCGGGTGAGGACGCGGGCGAGCTCTACCTGGTGATGCAGCGGCTGCCCGGCATCGGGCTGGGCGACCTGATCGCCGAGCAGGCTCCGTTCCCGGTCCCGTGGGCGGTCGCGGTGGCCGCGCAGATCTGCACGGCGCTCTCGGTGGTGCACGCCGTTCCGGTGGTGCACCGGGATCTGAAGCCGAGCAATGTGATGGTCCGTCCGGACGGCCGGGTGGTGCTCCTCGACCTGGGCATCGCCACCGCGCTGGACGGCGAGCACACCCGGCTCACCATGACCGGCGTGCCGATCGGCAGCCCCTCCTACATGGCACCCGAGCAGGCCCTCTCCGGGGCGGTGGACGCGCGCAGCGACCTGTACGCGCTGGGCTGCCTGCTGCACGAGATGCTGGCCGGCCAGGAGCCGTTCCGGGCGGCGACCGCGCTCGGGGTGCTGCGCTGCCAGGTGGACGAAGCGCCGGTACCGCTGCGGCAGTTGCGGCCCGGGGTGCCGGCGGGACTGGAGGCGCTGGTGCTGGACCTGCTGGCCAAGCCGCCGGCCGCGCGTCCGCCCGACGCGCAGGCGGTCTTCCAGCGCTTGCGTCCGCTGCTGCCCGGGGCCTGGGCCGGGGTGGCGGCGGACGAGCCGCCTGCGGCGTACGGGTCGCCGCCGGATCCGACCGGCCCGTTCCGCCACCCGCACCAGCCGCTGCCGGGTGGGGCCGGTGGGGCCAGTGGGGTCAGCGGGGCCGCCGCGCCGCCCGTGCCGGTGACGCCGCCCGTGCCCGTACGCACCGCCGAGCCGCCCGCCGGTCCCGTCGGCCAAACCGGTTACGCCGATCCCGGCGATCTCGTCGCCGCCTGCGGTCAGGTCTCCGACCTGCTCGCCGCCCACCGCTACGCCGAGGTGATCGACCTCGCCGGGCGGCTGCTCCCACGCGCCCGCGCCGCGCACGGCGACAGGGCGCCGCTGGTCCGCACGCTGCGCACGATCTACGCGCGCACCCTGCTCCAGGAGGGGCAGTACCGCGCCGCGCTGCCCGAGTACCAGCTGCTCGCGGCCGGCGCTGCCGCCGACGGCGGCCCGCGTGACCCGCAGGCCCTGGACCACCGCCGCAAGGCCGCCGCCTGCCTGGAGCAGTTGGGGCGCACGGCCGAGGCCTTGGCCGAGTACCGGGCCCTGCTGGCCGACCACACCGCGCGACTGACCCAGGGGCAGGACGTCGACCCCTCGCGCTGCTTCGACCTGCGGGAGCGGATCGGGCTGCTGCTGGCCGGCTCGGGGGAGAGCGGGGAGGCCTGGGACTGGCTGCTCGCGCTGCTCTTCGACCGGGAGCCGCGGCTCGGTCCGCACCACCCGGACGTGCTCCGACTGCGGCAGCACCTCGACCAGTTGAGTCACCACCGCCGCACCGGTCCGCAGCCGCCGCTCCAGCCCCGGTCCCAGCCGCAGCCGCCCGTCCCGCAGCCGCTGGATCCGCGGACCGGAAGCTGGCCCTCCTACCCGGCGCAGGCGCCGACCTGGAATCCGCAGCAGCGTTGA
- a CDS encoding VOC family protein, which produces MFEDSKAFSSFSANDLDQAKQFYGETLGLKVTDLTMEGRYRLLRLQLPGGGEALIYPKPDHAPASFTVLNFQVADVEQAVDELARRGVRFERYPGLEADEKGIFRGGGPHIAWFTDPAGNILSVLQNT; this is translated from the coding sequence ATGTTCGAAGACAGCAAGGCATTCAGCAGCTTCTCCGCGAACGATCTCGACCAGGCCAAGCAGTTCTACGGCGAGACCCTGGGACTGAAGGTCACCGACCTGACCATGGAGGGGCGCTACCGGCTGCTGCGCCTCCAGCTGCCCGGCGGCGGCGAGGCGCTGATCTACCCGAAGCCGGACCACGCCCCGGCCTCGTTCACCGTCCTCAACTTCCAGGTGGCGGACGTCGAGCAGGCGGTCGACGAGTTGGCCCGGCGCGGGGTGCGGTTCGAGCGGTACCCCGGGCTGGAGGCGGACGAGAAGGGGATCTTCCGGGGCGGCGGCCCGCACATCGCCTGGTTCACCGACCCGGCGGGGAACATCCTCTCGGTGCTGCAGAACACATAG